A single window of Streptomyces aquilus DNA harbors:
- a CDS encoding DUF397 domain-containing protein: MQPVAPNWRTSTYTGTENCVEVADNDPTMVMVRDTKAPSGGLLAVQPTTWVAFVEFAKAK; this comes from the coding sequence GTGCAGCCTGTGGCCCCGAACTGGCGGACAAGCACCTACACGGGTACAGAGAACTGCGTTGAAGTAGCCGACAACGACCCGACCATGGTGATGGTGCGGGACACGAAGGCGCCCAGTGGCGGCTTGCTGGCCGTCCAGCCGACGACCTGGGTGGCCTTCGTCGAGTTCGCCAAGGCGAAATAG
- a CDS encoding Clp protease N-terminal domain-containing protein, which translates to MALPDLDDLIAEVDRRCDTAHRPGGQEQPDWLALLTVAAQLAGQMQALADDLVEDYVEHCRMHGSSWTDIGAALGVTRQAVQQRFHAPHKRYSPETMTDDLRQAMVHVKQAAVQHRNNYIGTEHLLWGLTAEDNSATQLLQTAGVSSKTIHRSVGTRLSMGASQAAERIAWTPYARKAIAIAEARSEQNGSDRIDCDDLLIGLAQVGRGVAANVLTEAGFHPAALNATTADTHSSQNG; encoded by the coding sequence ATGGCTCTTCCGGACCTGGACGATCTCATCGCGGAAGTCGACCGCAGATGCGACACCGCACACCGCCCCGGCGGACAAGAACAGCCCGACTGGCTCGCCCTCCTCACCGTTGCCGCCCAACTCGCAGGCCAGATGCAGGCGCTGGCGGACGACTTGGTCGAGGACTACGTCGAGCACTGCCGCATGCACGGCTCTTCATGGACTGACATCGGCGCCGCCCTGGGCGTGACCCGACAGGCGGTCCAGCAGCGTTTCCACGCCCCGCACAAGCGATACAGCCCCGAGACAATGACCGACGACCTCCGCCAGGCGATGGTCCACGTCAAACAGGCAGCGGTGCAGCACCGCAATAACTACATCGGCACCGAGCACCTGCTCTGGGGACTGACCGCGGAAGACAACAGCGCCACCCAACTCCTGCAGACCGCCGGCGTCTCGTCGAAGACGATCCACCGGTCCGTCGGAACCCGGCTGAGCATGGGTGCCTCCCAAGCAGCCGAACGCATCGCCTGGACGCCCTACGCCCGCAAAGCCATCGCTATCGCCGAGGCACGGTCCGAGCAGAACGGCTCCGACCGCATCGACTGCGACGACCTGCTGATCGGCCTTGCCCAGGTCGGCCGCGGAGTGGCCGCCAACGTCCTGACCGAGGCCGGCTTCCACCCAGCCGCCCTCAACGCAACGACGGCGGACACCCACTCATCACAGAACGGCTGA